The genome window CTTCGACCATACTTTGCCTCAGCCGTTCTTCGTCTTGCCCGACCTATGAACCAACTTGAATACGAGTCTTTCATTGATCTCCAAGACAAGCTTCACCAAAACCTTTGCCGAATGAGGAAGTTCGTTGCCATCGGTACGCATGATTTGGATACCATCGAGGGGCCTTTCAGGTACATGTGCAAGGACCCTAAGCAAATCAAGTTTGCGCCTCTTAACAGGGATACGGAGAACACTGCCGAGGAGTTGATGACCATATATGAGGTACGTTTTAAAACTGACATGTGAAGCATGCGAGGATCACTCATGAGTTAATATATGCTATTCAGGCCGACAGACATCTCTCCAAGTATTTGCATCTAATTAAGGATGCCCCGGCGTATCCTATCATCTACGATAGCAAGGATCGAGTATTGTCTATGCCCCCTATCATTAATTCTCAGCGTAAGTCACGTCATCGATCTCCACTACATTGTATTTATGGCAAACAGGCTCGAAGATTGTACCTGGCAAGACAACTAACATCTTCATTGACACAACCGCTACTGACAAGACCAAACTGTAAGCTTTCCGGTGggtttgatgaagacgaggcTGATGATCCGAAGTGACATCGTCATCAACATGGTTTGCACCATGTTTGCCGAGTACTGCAGGGTTCCTTTCCAGTGCGTTCTTTTCACCTCTGAGGACGTCATTTCCCGTCTAACCGTGTATTCAGCATCGAGCCTGTCAGAGTCCACATGCCTGACGGCACCTCCCACATCACCCCTCCTCTGGAACCCCGTGCCACcacagcttcctcttcttacATCAATGCCGCTATCGGTCTTTCCCTGTCTCGCCAGGAAATTTGCAAACTCTTGACCCGTATGTCTCTCTCTGCGACCCCGTCACCTTCAAGCGAGGATCTTCTCGATGTTCTTGTTCCTTGCACTAGGCCAGACATACTACACGAGTGTGACATTATGGAGGACGCGGCGATTGCCTATGGCTTCAACAAGTTGCCGAGAGAGATGCCAACTACGAATACCGTGGCCAAGGCGTTCCCTGTGAATAGGCTGGGCGATATTATCAGGAAGGAATGTGCGATGGCTGGCTGGGTTGAGGCTCTGCCTTTGATTTTGGTAAGTCCCGGGATTACAAAATGGAATAGGTTTACCAATACTCTGTAGTGCTCTCACGACGAAAACTTTGCCTGGCTCAACCGTCCTGACCCTGGTCATTACGCGGTCCAGCTTGCCAATCCAAAGTCCCTCGAGTACCAGGTCATCCGTACCTCCCTCTTGCCCGGTATGCTTAAGACCGCTCGTGAAAACAAggctttgcctttgcccaTGAAGATTTTCGAAGTTTCGGACGTTGCCGTGCAGGATGCCACCGAGGAAAGGCAGGCTAGGAACTACAGAAGGCTTTGTGCGGTCTACATGGACAGAAAGGCCGGTTTTGAAGTCGCCCACGGACTGTTGGACAGGGTGATGCAGATTTTGGCGGTGCCTTTcttggaaaaaaaggaaaacgaAGGAAATTACGGGTACTATATCGCGTCTGCAGACGGTGAGCGACCTCGTATATGAACTCCTCATCGAACATATACTAACTCTTGCACAGACCCTACGTACCTCCCTGGCCGGGCGGCTCACGTTTTCTACCGACCCAAACCTGGTGCCCATCCTTCTAAACCCACTccctcaacttcttcatccaatccctcaacttcttcatccaatcCCATTCAGTCGTTCACTTCTGACCTCAAGGTAGCCTTGCACGCGGAGAAAGGATCTTCatgggagagggatatCAACATTGGCTCTTTGGGTATTCTGCACCCAAGCGTACTTGTCAACTTTGAGTTGATCAGACCTTGTTCTGCTTTGGAGATTGATGTGGAACCTTTATTGTAAATGACCCAGTTCGGTCCATATCAATACAGATAGATGAATGAGATGTTAGGTGGAATGCAAGATGCAGTCCGAAGCCACGGTGTCCCATGGTTGTGGTGACGGAACCTTACAAACTTTGATACATCTAACAATACAGCAGTACACAACGGATTACCTCTTAAATAACACTCGCGGATtctctttgctctttgatcatcttcaattctTCCAGCCTGTCTTTCAATTTTGGGATACTCAGGAGCTTGTGTTCCAACTCttgcttttcctcttgCAATGCCAGTCGTTTTTCTGCATCGAGATGAGTAAACGTATACCCGCCTTGTCCATCGTATTCAAGAACCATAGTGTGGAACTTCCAAAGGGAGGGTCGATGGGATACCGTCATTAGAGTGATACCCAAGGCTAAAGAATTGTGGATTAGTTGACAGCCGTAAtcaaaaatggaagaacGTACAGGTGGCATGATCATACATGACCTTTTCAATCTCGAGCGTCACCGCGCTGGTGCATTCGTCCAGAATTGCATACTGAACAATTAAGATCAGCGACTGCTTTGAAAGTTTTTGCTGGATAGACCTCACCTTTGGCTGGTGATAAAACAATCGGGCCATGGCGATCCTCTGTTTATCCCCGCCACTCAGAGTgtctctccattcccttACAGCGTCCCaccccccttccctttcaatAATTCCAGCCATATCTACTACTTCAAGGATCTTGGAAAGATCCTCATCGGATTTTCCGCGAGAGAGCATATCGGCGTGACTGTGGGGGTAGATTATCTGGTCACGAAGCGTACCGATGCAAAGGTAGGGCCTTTGGGGGATATAAGTGAACTGATTCGAAGGGGGCTTATAGACCGTCCCTCCTAAACGATGTTAGCATTTAGCCACAGTGGTTACAACCGAACCTCACCATAAACAGGCCATAGGCCACCAAGGATCCTGAATAAACTGCTTTTCCCGCAACCATTGGGACCAATCACCAGGAGGTGTTTCTAGTGACTGCATTAGCTCCGGGTGCTTAGTGGACtagaaaaaaaggataaCATACGCCGGGCTTAACGTGGAATGACATAGACTTGACCAAGACATCCCCATTCGGGCTGATTAGGGGGACTTGATCAAATTTGATCTCATCTGATTCTATAATCTTGCCTCTACCTTGAAGAACTAACGGATATGAGTGATCAGGACGCTTTTAGTTAACTCTCATTCTAGGACCATCCACATACTTTTGGCATTATTCTCAATGCTAACATTGCTTACGAGCTTCTTTTGGTACTCCCCTTTTTTCGTGTGTTCCATCGTTTCAAAAAGCTCTGATACTCTCGAAGTATACCCGGCCAACTCTGCCAGCTCCTGGTCGCTAATGAGTATGACAGTTCTTTCAACTGTTATTTCCTACTGACCTTATAACTATACATGACTCTTCCAAAGGCATCACTTGATGACAGTAGCAGCCTCCGGTTCGTGACAAAGCCTGTTATTCATCAGCACATTGACAGATAACCAAAACTGAGACACCGACCCTCTGTCCTACTTCCCAGATCTCCTGCCTTCATACCTAATGCACTTCCTCCAAATACAGGTATCGCACAAATGCACAGCCCCAGACTTCCCCACAGCCATTTAATGacaccttcttccgccaTACCGTGACCCACGCGAATCTTTAGAATGCGATTGATGTGTTTGACAAGCGCAAAATAGCCTCTTTCGATCACATTCTTTTCGAACTCCTCACCATGATACAAAGCTACTTCTTCAGCTGATTCAAGCAAACGGGAATGAGTGAAACGAAGTTCGCCCTCAAGTTTGGCtgcagatggaggaatCATATTAGTCAATGTGGATGACAGTGTTAGGGTTACTGACCTTCATGAGCTGTATAAGCGCCAAATGGTGGAGTAATGGCCCGCACTGAAGATAAGATTAGACCGTACTCgcatgatgatggaaagcAGATAGAGAACTCACGGAGAGTAGCACTAGTTTGTACAAGAATAGTCAAGAGTACAAGACTTTCTGCACCAACATTCCTAGATAGCTGATAGTTGTACAGTCTATGGTTTTCCATTAGTCTTCCTCGGCCTTGCTCAAAATGCGCAGGCCTACATGACATCAAGCACGGGCTTAGCAATGTTTGAATATATCTCTGCCAGCTTCCTACTAAGCTGCTGGATATCTTCTGCCAGATATTGGTCTGCATTCTTTATTCGGTCATCGAGGTTTGCAAGCTTGTAAAATAGCTGCTGGCCATCATTGTCGCCACTACTTTCGAGTTCTGGCGGGTCAAGGTACATGGTCAAGGCGTGCTTTGTTAATCTAGAGGTTCGATCAGAGGACATGCCTTTGGAGAGACGACTAAGAATCACCTGGTACGATAAGCAAGGGCCAGTTCGGACTGGAGATATTCCAACATTGAATTGGTATAGGTCGCCGGAATAGCGACTAGTAACCATCTCGCTATATTCATAAGAAATACATGTGGGTTGGCCGTgacaagagaagaaacTATCCTGTTAACTCGGCATTTTAGCTTCTTGGGGTATGTGGGATGAGATAATAGACCCATTTACCTTCCATCAAGGTCGGCCACATATAGACTTAACCCCGTCCTGCCTACCAAGAAAGCCGAGTGTAAAGCCAGCATGGCAGCTTCTCTACTCTTCAGACTAGGAATAACAATTCTAATGAGCCGCTTCAGACGAATATGAAACAGTGGATCCTTGATGGACCCCGTAATACCGTGCTTGCCACCTGTCTTTCCATATAAGCCTTGGGGACGTCACCCTCAATCTGCATAACAGACCTTTAGCTCTTCTtgcatttccttttcctccaagAACTCCTTTGGAGCCCCTACCAGTGAGAGATCTGTATGTACTGCCAAGGCAGTATATCACGAATGCAGCTGTGAATACACGTTGGAATATCGGGCGATGTTGGAGATACGAATTGAGGATGGAATTAAGACGGGAGCGGACGGCGTCTTTGGTTAATGGGACTATGGCGGAGGAGGACATGGGTGAGCTTGTCTATGATTCTGTGGGTATATGGGTTGAGAGGACGATTAAGCATTTGTCGTCTAATGTTCAGGCATAGCAAACATCATCGATCATCCGTTCGTCCCAGGTACTGATACTGATTCTCTCGCACATCCGTCGGACCCATCCTCCCACAGTGCCACCGGCTATCTTACACTGGCAAACAGCCGGCGACGTTATTTATTCAGCGGAAGCATCTTTGCTTCAATCGATTAAACCCTCACACATCGTTCCAGTATTCGCTTCAGCAGAATCACATTACCCAAGCAAAGTGCATGATTACTTTCGACGGACCCCGTCTCTGTCATCCGTTAATACTACAACTACTTGAAATGGAACGAACTAAGCAGATCATTGTGGCTCATCAGTACGGCTCCTTTATCGCCTCAAGCAAGCAAATATTCAACAGTATACAGATGCCTTCCTTAGCTCAGCGAAGACAACATCGGGTATAGAAACGAAAGCCTGGAGCTGGGGTGAAAAACAACAATGAGATAGGAGACTTTGGGAATAACGTCTTGGGCACACTTGGAATGTATTTAAAGACGGTCACGCCGAGAGTGCAGCTTCTGAATCTGGGGGCGCCTTCCCCAGACCATTACTGAATCAGAGGCATTATGATAGTCAGTCTTCCAGGGAAGTCAGTAGTAATCACCCAGATT of Cryptococcus tetragattii IND107 chromosome 3, whole genome shotgun sequence contains these proteins:
- a CDS encoding phenylalanine-tRNA ligase, beta subunit, whose product is MPTITVDKAELYRRLEKEYSFEEFDELCFEFGIELDEDTTIQVEEARKRGLPTPPPQLKIEIPANRYDLLCIEGLARALRIFLEKDVPPSYKLDIPEKMQEVYVEASTSPLRPYFASAVLRLARPMNQLEYESFIDLQDKLHQNLCRMRKFVAIGTHDLDTIEGPFRYMCKDPKQIKFAPLNRDTENTAEELMTIYEADRHLSKYLHLIKDAPAYPIIYDSKDRVLSMPPIINSQRSKIVPGKTTNIFIDTTATDKTKLDIVINMVCTMFAEYCRVPFHIEPVRVHMPDGTSHITPPLEPRATTASSSYINAAIGLSLSRQEICKLLTRMSLSATPSPSSEDLLDVLVPCTRPDILHECDIMEDAAIAYGFNKLPREMPTTNTVAKAFPVNRLGDIIRKECAMAGWVEALPLILCSHDENFAWLNRPDPGHYAVQLANPKSLEYQVIRTSLLPGMLKTARENKALPLPMKIFEVSDVAVQDATEERQARNYRRLCAVYMDRKAGFEVAHGLLDRVMQILAVPFLEKKENEGNYGYYIASADDPTYLPGRAAHVFYRPKPGAHPSKPTPSTSSSNPSTSSSNPIQSFTSDLKVALHAEKGSSWERDINIGSLGILHPSVLVNFELIRPCSALEIDVEPLL